In Deltaproteobacteria bacterium, a single window of DNA contains:
- a CDS encoding RimK family alpha-L-glutamate ligase, translating to MNFSILSRSAAIYTTRRLMEAGAARGHNVRVLDPLRCEMHLDGKRAHLFYERADLPPSDVVVPRIGSSIAPYGLSVLNQFELRGMAVLNRSGAIATARNKMRCLQLLAANGIPIPSTVMASTAGDLKAMVALVGGVPVLVKVLQAGEREGVMVCRSLQSMEAALEALLGLGHNLLIQQYVLDRKGRDIRALVVGGKVVAAARRRPKVGKLSRTLARGARMDRVELPSEFQRIAVEAAQHVGLEVAGVDLLDLTDGPRIFEVNASPGLKDLEEVTGRDLATEIVLHAESLAPKTVVPNGDKRRRAAPRAER from the coding sequence ATGAACTTCTCGATCCTGTCGCGCTCGGCGGCCATCTACACCACCCGCCGGCTCATGGAGGCCGGTGCCGCGCGTGGACACAACGTGCGCGTGCTGGATCCGCTCCGCTGCGAGATGCACCTCGACGGCAAGCGCGCGCACCTGTTCTACGAGCGCGCGGACCTGCCGCCGTCCGACGTGGTGGTGCCGCGCATCGGCAGCTCGATTGCGCCGTACGGGCTCTCGGTGCTCAACCAGTTCGAGCTGCGCGGCATGGCCGTGCTCAACCGCTCGGGCGCGATCGCCACGGCGCGCAACAAGATGCGCTGCCTGCAGCTCCTGGCCGCGAACGGGATTCCCATTCCTTCGACGGTCATGGCGTCCACGGCGGGTGACCTGAAGGCCATGGTGGCGCTGGTCGGCGGCGTGCCGGTGCTGGTGAAGGTGCTCCAGGCCGGCGAGCGCGAAGGCGTGATGGTCTGCCGCAGCCTGCAGAGCATGGAGGCCGCGCTCGAGGCCTTGCTCGGGCTGGGCCACAACCTGCTCATCCAGCAGTACGTGCTCGATCGAAAGGGGCGCGACATCCGCGCGCTGGTGGTGGGCGGCAAGGTGGTGGCCGCGGCGCGGCGGCGGCCGAAGGTGGGCAAGCTCTCGCGCACGCTCGCGCGCGGCGCGCGGATGGATCGCGTGGAGCTGCCGTCGGAGTTTCAGCGCATCGCCGTCGAGGCCGCGCAGCACGTGGGCCTCGAGGTGGCCGGCGTGGACCTGCTCGACCTCACCGACGGGCCGCGCATCTTCGAGGTCAACGCCTCGCCGGGGTTGAAGGATCTCGAAGAGGTGACCGGGCGCGACCTGGCCACGGAGATCGTGCTCCACGCCGAGAGCCTGGCGCCGAAGACCGTGGTTCCCAATGGCGACAAGCGTCGCCGGGCCGCGCCGCGCGCCGAGCGCTGA
- the rlmB gene encoding 23S rRNA (guanosine(2251)-2'-O)-methyltransferase RlmB has protein sequence MPRIIFGVNPVLEALRAHPDQVERILVAEGAKPHAIGEIHSRAGKARVRVETVPRNRLDAAAEGGVHQGVVAEVAEFKYVDLEDLLEGTSDEPPLIVLLDGIQDPHNLGALIRSAHAFGADGVVIPQDRASGVTAVAAKASAGAVEHCKVARVVNLSRAVEQLKEANIWTAAAVVDGDKLPWELDLAGPSAIVIGAEGTGVRPLVAKTCDFRVRIPMAGSLGSLNASAAGATLLYEAMRQRTKTGR, from the coding sequence ATGCCCCGAATCATCTTCGGCGTGAACCCGGTCCTCGAGGCCCTTCGCGCCCACCCGGATCAGGTGGAGCGCATCCTCGTGGCCGAGGGTGCCAAGCCGCACGCGATTGGCGAGATCCACTCGCGCGCGGGCAAGGCGCGCGTCCGCGTGGAGACCGTTCCGCGCAACCGGCTCGACGCGGCTGCCGAAGGCGGCGTGCACCAGGGCGTGGTCGCCGAGGTCGCCGAGTTCAAGTACGTGGACCTCGAGGATCTGCTCGAGGGCACGTCGGACGAGCCGCCGCTCATCGTGCTCCTCGACGGCATCCAGGATCCGCACAACCTGGGCGCGCTCATTCGCTCGGCGCACGCGTTCGGCGCGGACGGCGTGGTCATTCCGCAAGATCGCGCCTCGGGCGTGACGGCCGTGGCCGCGAAGGCCTCGGCGGGGGCCGTCGAGCACTGCAAGGTCGCGCGGGTGGTGAACCTCTCGCGCGCGGTGGAGCAGCTCAAGGAAGCGAACATCTGGACGGCCGCCGCGGTCGTCGACGGCGACAAGCTGCCCTGGGAGCTCGACCTCGCTGGCCCGAGCGCGATCGTGATCGGCGCCGAGGGCACGGGCGTGCGGCCGCTGGTGGCCAAGACCTGCGACTTCCGCGTGCGCATCCCCATGGCCGGCTCGCTTGGCAGCCTCAACGCCAGCGCGGCGGGCGCCACGCTCCTCTACGAAGCCATGCGCCAAAGGACGAAAACTGGCCGTTGA
- a CDS encoding SgcJ/EcaC family oxidoreductase, with protein MHALLLAVALTAAPAQRPILISVDDLPIASGKLHPDPAERLKITQDLLAVLARHHVPAIGMVVGKNHTTPADEALLDLWVKAGLELGNHTFSHPDASKLDAKDFIADADKERAWLARFLAARGKTLRYFRYPYLDEGETPAKLDTLRAYLASSHQTNLPVTIDDQDWSFEDDWVAARRKNDAHAMAEIAADYQAALRIHVEHFEAESDKLFGHAVPEIVLLHAEEVSAAQWDAFFTWLESTGHRFAGVDEVMADPAYQTRQTYVGPHGISLWDRIRVERRKLDATSAIAKFLQVQVAAWNRGDLETFTRAYADDATFVSPSGFNSGRAAVLERYKRKYPDRKAMGRLSLELQETRLLEGDEFTYFGDTVPSHIQGATVAARWKLELDGKPAATGTTLLVLRPVGDGWEILQDASM; from the coding sequence ATGCACGCGTTGCTCCTCGCCGTCGCGCTCACTGCCGCGCCTGCGCAGAGGCCGATCCTCATCAGCGTCGATGACCTGCCCATCGCCTCGGGCAAGCTGCACCCCGATCCCGCCGAGCGCCTGAAGATCACCCAGGACCTGCTCGCGGTGCTCGCCAGGCACCACGTGCCTGCCATCGGCATGGTCGTGGGCAAGAACCACACGACGCCGGCCGACGAGGCGCTGCTCGATCTTTGGGTCAAGGCCGGGCTCGAGCTCGGCAACCACACCTTTTCGCATCCCGACGCGAGCAAGCTCGACGCGAAGGATTTCATCGCCGACGCCGACAAGGAGCGCGCGTGGCTGGCCAGGTTCCTCGCCGCGCGCGGCAAGACGCTGCGCTACTTCCGCTACCCGTACCTCGACGAGGGCGAAACGCCGGCCAAGCTCGACACGCTTCGCGCATACCTCGCGTCGAGCCATCAGACGAACCTTCCCGTCACCATCGACGACCAGGACTGGAGCTTCGAGGACGACTGGGTGGCTGCGCGGCGCAAGAACGACGCGCACGCGATGGCGGAGATTGCGGCCGACTACCAGGCCGCGCTGCGCATCCACGTGGAGCACTTCGAGGCCGAGAGCGACAAGCTCTTCGGTCACGCGGTGCCGGAGATCGTGTTGTTGCACGCGGAAGAGGTGAGCGCCGCGCAGTGGGACGCGTTCTTCACCTGGCTGGAGTCGACGGGGCACCGGTTCGCGGGCGTCGACGAGGTGATGGCCGATCCCGCGTACCAGACGCGGCAGACCTACGTCGGGCCGCACGGCATCAGCCTCTGGGATCGCATTCGCGTGGAGCGGCGGAAGCTCGACGCCACCTCCGCCATCGCCAAGTTCCTGCAAGTGCAGGTCGCCGCCTGGAATCGGGGTGACCTGGAGACCTTCACGCGCGCGTACGCCGACGACGCCACGTTCGTGTCACCTTCTGGTTTCAATTCCGGTCGCGCGGCGGTGCTCGAGCGCTACAAGAGGAAGTACCCCGACCGGAAGGCGATGGGGCGGCTCTCGCTGGAGCTCCAGGAGACGCGGCTCCTCGAGGGCGATGAGTTCACCTACTTCGGCGACACGGTGCCCAGCCACATCCAGGGGGCCACCGTGGCCGCTCGCTGGAAGCTCGAGCTCGATGGCAAGCCGGCCGCGACCGGGACCACGCTGCTCGTGCTGCGGCCCGTGGGCGACGGCTGGGAGATCCTGCAAGACGCGTCGATGTAG
- a CDS encoding ribosome-binding factor A, which translates to MDRHDRGRTSSQRAHGARKTMQLCKQVQRVVASVLAECADGHVSQLSLLGVEPAAGSSVLRVAVVAMGADGEALAATRAALEQLKPYLRMEVADAICRKRVPELVFSVVPA; encoded by the coding sequence ATGGACAGGCATGACCGGGGACGTACGTCCTCGCAGCGCGCGCACGGCGCGCGCAAGACGATGCAGTTGTGCAAGCAGGTGCAGCGCGTGGTGGCGAGCGTGCTCGCGGAGTGTGCGGATGGGCACGTGAGCCAGCTCTCGCTGCTGGGCGTGGAGCCCGCGGCCGGTTCGAGCGTGCTGCGCGTGGCCGTGGTGGCCATGGGCGCGGACGGCGAAGCGCTCGCGGCGACGCGTGCAGCGCTGGAGCAGTTGAAGCCGTACCTGCGGATGGAGGTGGCCGACGCCATCTGCCGCAAGCGTGTGCCCGAGCTGGTGTTCTCGGTCGTGCCTGCGTGA
- a CDS encoding alpha/beta fold hydrolase, protein MHHVELRGPANRRLAATWVDAGGAASVVLVHGFTSDRHSRGRFPALAESLAAHGISTLAFDASGCGESDDAPLTVSGLVEDLRAALAFTRARTKGKLGILGHSLGGKVAVLGCPSDVAALVLTGAPLGPMGYDWTAHHAPEQLRALAEQGAFTIERDEPLRKRWIITRELLDSFDDAVDVARVKAPTLLVFGDGDDEERHALALGRAALPKLPDGSRLEVIAGAPHGFGAQYDEVKRLAVDFLAANLG, encoded by the coding sequence GTGCATCACGTTGAGCTTCGCGGCCCGGCGAACCGGAGGCTCGCGGCGACCTGGGTCGACGCGGGCGGCGCCGCTTCGGTGGTGCTCGTGCACGGATTCACGAGCGATCGCCACTCGCGCGGCCGGTTCCCCGCGCTCGCCGAATCACTCGCCGCGCATGGCATCTCCACGCTCGCGTTCGACGCGTCGGGCTGCGGCGAGAGCGACGACGCGCCGCTCACGGTTTCAGGGCTCGTCGAAGACCTGCGCGCGGCGCTCGCATTCACCCGCGCGCGCACGAAGGGCAAGCTCGGGATCCTCGGACACAGCCTCGGCGGCAAGGTGGCGGTGCTCGGGTGCCCGAGTGATGTCGCCGCGCTGGTGCTCACCGGCGCGCCGCTCGGACCGATGGGCTACGACTGGACCGCGCACCACGCGCCCGAGCAACTGCGCGCGCTGGCGGAGCAGGGGGCCTTCACCATCGAGCGCGACGAGCCACTCCGGAAGCGCTGGATCATCACGCGCGAGCTGCTCGACAGCTTCGACGATGCGGTCGATGTCGCGCGCGTGAAGGCGCCCACGCTGCTCGTGTTCGGCGACGGCGACGACGAGGAGCGCCACGCGCTCGCCCTCGGACGCGCCGCGCTTCCCAAGCTGCCGGACGGATCTCGGCTCGAGGTCATCGCCGGAGCGCCGCACGGCTTTGGCGCGCAGTACGACGAGGTGAAGCGCCTGGCCGTCGACTTCCTCGCCGCGAACCTCGGGTAG
- a CDS encoding DUF885 domain-containing protein produces the protein MHVMLLAALLAGTDAPPTQAWVARSNAIAQQLLQQEATVSPEGVTELGIEGFDEAITNLAPGYEDRRRALAKSEEALLVGRLASETDPQVKEDLKIMLDAVRRSGRGVDLEAQYLVPVHNVGEEVFSGIKTLLDDQIAPERRKAALVRLRKYAGLEKGSQPYASLARALTEEAMKNPKRQMPSKAEIEKDLKAGPMELEGVGKLFQKYGIAGYEPSLAELKKQAAAYDAWLKNDILPKAPADFRLPPPVYAFALEAYGVTEPPAQLAADAHAAYDGLHKEMQALATEIAKERHLPKSDFRDVLRELRKEQLTETTILPHYQKRLAEIEAIIQREHLVTLPKRECRIRLASEAESARMPAPHMDGPRLVNNHGEQGVFVLPVSNPVANGGDSRIDDFLNASASWGLAAHEARPGHELQFASMVERGVSQARAIYAFNSANVEGWGLYSESIIAPYMSKEGQLLALWMRSFRAARAFLDPELQAGRITPEQAMKFLEEDTVCSHGLASEEVDRYTFQMPGQATSYFFGYSQLRALRAEAEKQQGKSFNAGRFHDLVLAQGALPLGMLHDAVLAQLK, from the coding sequence ATGCACGTCATGCTCCTGGCCGCGCTGCTCGCCGGCACCGATGCGCCGCCGACGCAGGCCTGGGTCGCGCGCAGCAACGCCATCGCCCAGCAGCTCCTGCAGCAGGAAGCCACGGTCTCGCCCGAAGGCGTGACCGAGCTCGGCATCGAAGGCTTCGACGAGGCCATCACCAACCTCGCGCCGGGCTACGAGGACCGTCGGCGCGCGCTCGCGAAGTCGGAGGAGGCGCTGCTCGTGGGCAGGCTCGCGAGCGAGACCGATCCGCAGGTGAAAGAGGATCTGAAGATCATGCTCGACGCCGTCCGCCGCAGCGGACGCGGCGTCGATCTCGAGGCGCAGTACCTCGTGCCGGTTCACAACGTCGGCGAAGAGGTCTTCAGCGGCATCAAGACGCTGCTCGACGATCAGATCGCGCCCGAGCGTCGCAAGGCCGCGCTGGTGCGCCTGCGCAAGTACGCCGGGCTCGAGAAGGGCTCGCAGCCCTACGCGTCGCTCGCGCGCGCGCTGACCGAAGAAGCGATGAAGAATCCCAAGCGGCAGATGCCGTCGAAGGCCGAGATCGAGAAGGACCTCAAGGCCGGCCCGATGGAGCTCGAGGGCGTGGGCAAGCTGTTCCAGAAGTACGGCATCGCGGGCTACGAGCCATCGCTCGCGGAGCTCAAGAAGCAAGCTGCCGCGTATGACGCGTGGCTCAAGAACGACATCCTCCCCAAGGCGCCGGCCGACTTCCGCTTGCCGCCGCCGGTGTACGCGTTCGCGCTCGAGGCGTACGGCGTCACCGAGCCGCCCGCACAGCTCGCCGCCGACGCGCACGCGGCCTACGACGGGCTGCACAAGGAGATGCAAGCGCTGGCGACGGAGATCGCCAAGGAGCGCCACCTTCCCAAGAGCGACTTCCGCGACGTGCTGCGCGAGCTGCGCAAGGAGCAGCTCACCGAGACCACGATCCTGCCGCACTACCAAAAGCGGCTCGCAGAGATCGAGGCGATCATCCAGCGCGAGCACCTGGTGACCTTGCCCAAGCGCGAGTGCCGCATCCGGCTCGCGAGCGAAGCCGAGAGCGCTCGAATGCCCGCGCCGCACATGGACGGCCCGCGGCTCGTGAACAACCACGGCGAGCAGGGCGTGTTCGTGTTGCCGGTGAGCAATCCCGTCGCGAATGGCGGTGACAGCCGCATCGATGACTTCTTGAATGCGAGCGCGTCGTGGGGCCTGGCGGCGCACGAGGCGCGGCCGGGACACGAGCTGCAGTTCGCGTCGATGGTGGAGCGTGGCGTGTCGCAGGCGCGCGCCATCTACGCGTTCAACTCGGCGAACGTCGAGGGCTGGGGCTTGTACTCCGAGTCCATCATCGCGCCGTACATGAGCAAGGAGGGCCAGCTGCTCGCGCTGTGGATGCGCTCGTTCCGCGCGGCGCGCGCGTTCCTCGATCCGGAGCTCCAGGCCGGAAGGATCACGCCCGAGCAGGCGATGAAGTTCCTCGAAGAAGACACGGTGTGCTCGCACGGCCTCGCGAGCGAAGAGGTCGATCGCTACACGTTCCAGATGCCCGGCCAGGCCACATCGTATTTCTTTGGCTACAGCCAGCTGCGCGCGCTGCGCGCCGAGGCCGAGAAGCAGCAGGGCAAGAGCTTCAACGCCGGCCGCTTCCACGACCTGGTGCTCGCGCAAGGCGCGCTGCCGCTGGGGATGCTGCACGACGCGGTGCTCGCGCAGCTCAAGTGA